From a region of the Gymnogyps californianus isolate 813 chromosome 22, ASM1813914v2, whole genome shotgun sequence genome:
- the MARCKSL1 gene encoding MARCKS-related protein produces the protein MGSQGSKAAKAEGTAPPASHAAATTEPAKANGQENGHLRLNGDMTPKAGGEVAPLNGNGSAEPLKEESKGEPGGGDAIEPAPPAEGGDAKPEGAAAPKDTPKKKKKFSFKKSFKLSGISFRKNKKEAGDSSGSSPTEDQGKAEAKGEENPACSASGTEPSAPPEEGTAEEPGNPGESSPAAEGQQGAEPKREDAEAGGSKEEEKQQPGESHGDTAKPEEPSNPAGPEPTTTPPAAEQKED, from the exons ATGGGCAGCCAGGGCTCCAAGGCGGCCAAGGCGGAGGGCACCGCCCCGCCGGCCAGCCacgccgccgccaccaccgaGCCCGCCAAGGCCAACGGGCAG gagaACGGCCATTTGAGGCTCAACGGGGACATGACACCCAAGGCGGGCGGCGAGGTGGCACCCCTGAACGGGAACGGCTCGGCTGAACCCCTCAAGGAGGAGAGCAAGGGcgagccgggcggcggggacGCCATCGagcccgctccccccgccgAAGGGGGGGATGCTAAACCCGAAGGTGCCGCGGCCCCCAAGGACACCcccaagaagaagaagaagttCTCGTTCAAGAAGTCGTTCAAGCTGAGCGGGATCTCGTTTaggaagaacaagaaagaagCTGGGGACTCCTCTGGGTCCTCTCCCACGGAGGACCAAGGCAAGGCAGAGGCCAAGGGAGAGGAGAACCCCGCTTGCTCGGCCAGCGGGACGGAGCCGTCGGCTCCCCCCGAGGAGGGGACAGCGGAGGAGCCAGGCAACCCTGGGGAGAGCAGTCCTGCTGCGGAGGGGCAGCAGGGAGCGGAGCCCAAGAGGGAGGATGCAGAAGCAGGGGGaagcaaggaggaagagaagcagcagccaggggAAAGCCACGGGGATACAGCCAAACCAGAGGAGCCCTCAAACCCTGCGGGGCCTGAGCCTACAACAACTCCGCCGGCGGCGGAGCAGAAGGAAGACTAG